In a single window of the Papaver somniferum cultivar HN1 chromosome 8, ASM357369v1, whole genome shotgun sequence genome:
- the LOC113303009 gene encoding isoprenylcysteine alpha-carbonyl methylesterase ICME-like isoform X1 — translation MKTQTRKRIGREISIRSFCAERQQSFGREVRHAAAETYLITRLSFELLRYLGVGYRWITKFLALGCYAMLLMPGFLQVAYYYFFSSQVRRSIVYGDQPRNRLDLYFPIKNYGLKPVVIFITGGAWIIGYKAWDSLLGLKLAEKDFIVACIDYRNFPQGTISDMVKDASQGISFVLNNIAEYEGDLNRVYLMGQSAGAHIAACALVEKAAHASAERENSWSASQIKAYFGISGGYNLRKLVDHFHARGLCRSIFLSIMEGEESLRRFSPEIMVQDHGLNNGVGSVPPIILLHGSEDVSIPSDASKTFADALRKVGVKTELIIYDGKTHTGLFLQDPLRGGTDQLLKDICTCIRKSEGAASTNEEEVMLPRRRLVPEFMIQLARKISPF, via the exons ATGAAAACCCAAACCAGAAAAAGAATTGGTAGGGAAATCTCAATCCGTTCTTTTTGTGCTGAACGTCAACAGTCTTTCGGAAGAGAAGTTAGACATGCTGCTGCTGAGACTTATTTAATTACTCGTCTTAGTTTCGAGTTGTTGCGTTATCTCGG GGTAGGCTACAGATGGATTACGAAGTTTCTCGCTCTTGGTTGTTATGCTATGCTTCTTATGCCTGGCTTTCTTCAAG TTGCATATTACTATTTCTTCTCGAGTCAAGTCCGGAGAAGTATAGTTTATGGAGATCAACCAAGAAATAG GTTGGATCTGTATTTTCCTATAAAGAATTATGGGTTGAAGCCTGTTGTGATATTTATAACTGGTGGAGCTTGGATAATTGG GTATAAAGCCTGGGACTCTCTTTTGGGGCTGAAATTAGCAGAAAAAGACTTCATTGTGGCATGCATAGATTACAG GAATTTTCCTCAAGGAACCATTAGTGATATGGTTAAAGATGCTTCACAAGGGATCTCATTTGTGCTCAACAACATTGCTGAATATGAAGGTGATCTTAACAG GGTTTATTTAATGGGGCAATCAGCTGGTGCACATATCGCTGCTTGTGCCCTTGTGGAAAAAGCAGCCCATGCATCTGCTGAACGGGAAAACTCTTGGAGTGCCTCCCAGATAAAAGCTTATTTTGGAATATCTGGAGG GTACAACTTACGTAAATTGGTTGATCACTTTCATGCGCGAGGCCTTTGTCGGTCCATTTTTCTCAG CATAATGGAAGGGGAGGAATCTTTGCGGCGCTTTTCCCCTGAAATAATGGTACAAGATCATGGTCTAAATAATGGAGTTGGTAGTGTGCCTCCTATTATTCTTTTACATGGAAGTGAAGATGTTTCAATACCATCAGATGCCAG tAAGACTTTTGCTGATGCTCTTCGAAAAGTTGGAGTTAAAACTGAATTAATAATATATGATGGGAAAACTCATACAGGTTTGTTTCTTCAG GATCCTCTAAGAGGTGGTACTGATCAGCTGCTCAAAGATATTTGTACATGTATTCGTAAGAGTGAAGGGGCCGCCTCCACAAATGAAGAAGAGGTGATGCTTCCTAGACGACGTCTTGTACCCGAGTTCATGATACAATTAGCTCGCAAAATCAGTCCTTTTTGA
- the LOC113303009 gene encoding isoprenylcysteine alpha-carbonyl methylesterase ICME-like isoform X4: MKTQTRKRIGREISIRSFCAERQQSFGREVRHAAAETYLITRLSFELLRYLGVGYRWITKFLALGCYAMLLMPGFLQVAYYYFFSSQVRRSIVYGDQPRNRLDLYFPIKNYGLKPVVIFITGGAWIIGYKAWDSLLGLKLAEKDFIVACIDYRNFPQGTISDMVKDASQGISFVLNNIAEYEGDLNRVYLMGQSAGAHIAACALVEKAAHASAERENSWSASQIKAYFGISGGYNLRKLVDHFHARGLCRSIFLSIMEGEESLRRFSPEIMVQDHGLNNGVGSVPPIILLHGSEDVSIPSDASKTFADALRKVGVKTELIIYDGKTHTGSSKRWY, from the exons ATGAAAACCCAAACCAGAAAAAGAATTGGTAGGGAAATCTCAATCCGTTCTTTTTGTGCTGAACGTCAACAGTCTTTCGGAAGAGAAGTTAGACATGCTGCTGCTGAGACTTATTTAATTACTCGTCTTAGTTTCGAGTTGTTGCGTTATCTCGG GGTAGGCTACAGATGGATTACGAAGTTTCTCGCTCTTGGTTGTTATGCTATGCTTCTTATGCCTGGCTTTCTTCAAG TTGCATATTACTATTTCTTCTCGAGTCAAGTCCGGAGAAGTATAGTTTATGGAGATCAACCAAGAAATAG GTTGGATCTGTATTTTCCTATAAAGAATTATGGGTTGAAGCCTGTTGTGATATTTATAACTGGTGGAGCTTGGATAATTGG GTATAAAGCCTGGGACTCTCTTTTGGGGCTGAAATTAGCAGAAAAAGACTTCATTGTGGCATGCATAGATTACAG GAATTTTCCTCAAGGAACCATTAGTGATATGGTTAAAGATGCTTCACAAGGGATCTCATTTGTGCTCAACAACATTGCTGAATATGAAGGTGATCTTAACAG GGTTTATTTAATGGGGCAATCAGCTGGTGCACATATCGCTGCTTGTGCCCTTGTGGAAAAAGCAGCCCATGCATCTGCTGAACGGGAAAACTCTTGGAGTGCCTCCCAGATAAAAGCTTATTTTGGAATATCTGGAGG GTACAACTTACGTAAATTGGTTGATCACTTTCATGCGCGAGGCCTTTGTCGGTCCATTTTTCTCAG CATAATGGAAGGGGAGGAATCTTTGCGGCGCTTTTCCCCTGAAATAATGGTACAAGATCATGGTCTAAATAATGGAGTTGGTAGTGTGCCTCCTATTATTCTTTTACATGGAAGTGAAGATGTTTCAATACCATCAGATGCCAG tAAGACTTTTGCTGATGCTCTTCGAAAAGTTGGAGTTAAAACTGAATTAATAATATATGATGGGAAAACTCATACAG GATCCTCTAAGAGGTGGTACTGA
- the LOC113303009 gene encoding isoprenylcysteine alpha-carbonyl methylesterase ICME-like isoform X6 has translation MHTLWLQMDYEVSRSWLLCYASYAWLSSRLDLYFPIKNYGLKPVVIFITGGAWIIGYKAWDSLLGLKLAEKDFIVACIDYRNFPQGTISDMVKDASQGISFVLNNIAEYEGDLNRVYLMGQSAGAHIAACALVEKAAHASAERENSWSASQIKAYFGISGGYNLRKLVDHFHARGLCRSIFLSIMEGEESLRRFSPEIMVQDHGLNNGVGSVPPIILLHGSEDVSIPSDASKTFADALRKVGVKTELIIYDGKTHTGLFLQDPLRGGTDQLLKDICTCIRKSEGAASTNEEEVMLPRRRLVPEFMIQLARKISPF, from the exons ATGCATACCTTATG GCTACAGATGGATTACGAAGTTTCTCGCTCTTGGTTGTTATGCTATGCTTCTTATGCCTGGCTTTCTTCAAG GTTGGATCTGTATTTTCCTATAAAGAATTATGGGTTGAAGCCTGTTGTGATATTTATAACTGGTGGAGCTTGGATAATTGG GTATAAAGCCTGGGACTCTCTTTTGGGGCTGAAATTAGCAGAAAAAGACTTCATTGTGGCATGCATAGATTACAG GAATTTTCCTCAAGGAACCATTAGTGATATGGTTAAAGATGCTTCACAAGGGATCTCATTTGTGCTCAACAACATTGCTGAATATGAAGGTGATCTTAACAG GGTTTATTTAATGGGGCAATCAGCTGGTGCACATATCGCTGCTTGTGCCCTTGTGGAAAAAGCAGCCCATGCATCTGCTGAACGGGAAAACTCTTGGAGTGCCTCCCAGATAAAAGCTTATTTTGGAATATCTGGAGG GTACAACTTACGTAAATTGGTTGATCACTTTCATGCGCGAGGCCTTTGTCGGTCCATTTTTCTCAG CATAATGGAAGGGGAGGAATCTTTGCGGCGCTTTTCCCCTGAAATAATGGTACAAGATCATGGTCTAAATAATGGAGTTGGTAGTGTGCCTCCTATTATTCTTTTACATGGAAGTGAAGATGTTTCAATACCATCAGATGCCAG tAAGACTTTTGCTGATGCTCTTCGAAAAGTTGGAGTTAAAACTGAATTAATAATATATGATGGGAAAACTCATACAGGTTTGTTTCTTCAG GATCCTCTAAGAGGTGGTACTGATCAGCTGCTCAAAGATATTTGTACATGTATTCGTAAGAGTGAAGGGGCCGCCTCCACAAATGAAGAAGAGGTGATGCTTCCTAGACGACGTCTTGTACCCGAGTTCATGATACAATTAGCTCGCAAAATCAGTCCTTTTTGA
- the LOC113303009 gene encoding isoprenylcysteine alpha-carbonyl methylesterase ICME-like isoform X5, translating to MLLMPGFLQVAYYYFFSSQVRRSIVYGDQPRNRLDLYFPIKNYGLKPVVIFITGGAWIIGYKAWDSLLGLKLAEKDFIVACIDYRNFPQGTISDMVKDASQGISFVLNNIAEYEGDLNRVYLMGQSAGAHIAACALVEKAAHASAERENSWSASQIKAYFGISGGYNLRKLVDHFHARGLCRSIFLSIMEGEESLRRFSPEIMVQDHGLNNGVGSVPPIILLHGSEDVSIPSDASKTFADALRKVGVKTELIIYDGKTHTGLFLQDPLRGGTDQLLKDICTCIRKSEGAASTNEEEVMLPRRRLVPEFMIQLARKISPF from the exons ATGCTTCTTATGCCTGGCTTTCTTCAAG TTGCATATTACTATTTCTTCTCGAGTCAAGTCCGGAGAAGTATAGTTTATGGAGATCAACCAAGAAATAG GTTGGATCTGTATTTTCCTATAAAGAATTATGGGTTGAAGCCTGTTGTGATATTTATAACTGGTGGAGCTTGGATAATTGG GTATAAAGCCTGGGACTCTCTTTTGGGGCTGAAATTAGCAGAAAAAGACTTCATTGTGGCATGCATAGATTACAG GAATTTTCCTCAAGGAACCATTAGTGATATGGTTAAAGATGCTTCACAAGGGATCTCATTTGTGCTCAACAACATTGCTGAATATGAAGGTGATCTTAACAG GGTTTATTTAATGGGGCAATCAGCTGGTGCACATATCGCTGCTTGTGCCCTTGTGGAAAAAGCAGCCCATGCATCTGCTGAACGGGAAAACTCTTGGAGTGCCTCCCAGATAAAAGCTTATTTTGGAATATCTGGAGG GTACAACTTACGTAAATTGGTTGATCACTTTCATGCGCGAGGCCTTTGTCGGTCCATTTTTCTCAG CATAATGGAAGGGGAGGAATCTTTGCGGCGCTTTTCCCCTGAAATAATGGTACAAGATCATGGTCTAAATAATGGAGTTGGTAGTGTGCCTCCTATTATTCTTTTACATGGAAGTGAAGATGTTTCAATACCATCAGATGCCAG tAAGACTTTTGCTGATGCTCTTCGAAAAGTTGGAGTTAAAACTGAATTAATAATATATGATGGGAAAACTCATACAGGTTTGTTTCTTCAG GATCCTCTAAGAGGTGGTACTGATCAGCTGCTCAAAGATATTTGTACATGTATTCGTAAGAGTGAAGGGGCCGCCTCCACAAATGAAGAAGAGGTGATGCTTCCTAGACGACGTCTTGTACCCGAGTTCATGATACAATTAGCTCGCAAAATCAGTCCTTTTTGA
- the LOC113303009 gene encoding isoprenylcysteine alpha-carbonyl methylesterase ICME-like isoform X2 yields the protein MNFASTELFPGKCCHRRCKSFDCILVHSCSDSNLKSNCLKLENAYLMGRLQMDYEVSRSWLLCYASYAWLSSRLDLYFPIKNYGLKPVVIFITGGAWIIGYKAWDSLLGLKLAEKDFIVACIDYRNFPQGTISDMVKDASQGISFVLNNIAEYEGDLNRVYLMGQSAGAHIAACALVEKAAHASAERENSWSASQIKAYFGISGGYNLRKLVDHFHARGLCRSIFLSIMEGEESLRRFSPEIMVQDHGLNNGVGSVPPIILLHGSEDVSIPSDASKTFADALRKVGVKTELIIYDGKTHTGLFLQDPLRGGTDQLLKDICTCIRKSEGAASTNEEEVMLPRRRLVPEFMIQLARKISPF from the exons ATGAATTTTGCCTCAACAGAACTCTTCCCCGGTAAATGTTGTCATCGGAGATGCAAGTCCTTCGATTGTATACTTGTACATTCATGTTCAGATAGCAATTTGAAGTCTAACTGTCTGAAACTAGAGAATGCATACCTTATG GGTAGGCTACAGATGGATTACGAAGTTTCTCGCTCTTGGTTGTTATGCTATGCTTCTTATGCCTGGCTTTCTTCAAG GTTGGATCTGTATTTTCCTATAAAGAATTATGGGTTGAAGCCTGTTGTGATATTTATAACTGGTGGAGCTTGGATAATTGG GTATAAAGCCTGGGACTCTCTTTTGGGGCTGAAATTAGCAGAAAAAGACTTCATTGTGGCATGCATAGATTACAG GAATTTTCCTCAAGGAACCATTAGTGATATGGTTAAAGATGCTTCACAAGGGATCTCATTTGTGCTCAACAACATTGCTGAATATGAAGGTGATCTTAACAG GGTTTATTTAATGGGGCAATCAGCTGGTGCACATATCGCTGCTTGTGCCCTTGTGGAAAAAGCAGCCCATGCATCTGCTGAACGGGAAAACTCTTGGAGTGCCTCCCAGATAAAAGCTTATTTTGGAATATCTGGAGG GTACAACTTACGTAAATTGGTTGATCACTTTCATGCGCGAGGCCTTTGTCGGTCCATTTTTCTCAG CATAATGGAAGGGGAGGAATCTTTGCGGCGCTTTTCCCCTGAAATAATGGTACAAGATCATGGTCTAAATAATGGAGTTGGTAGTGTGCCTCCTATTATTCTTTTACATGGAAGTGAAGATGTTTCAATACCATCAGATGCCAG tAAGACTTTTGCTGATGCTCTTCGAAAAGTTGGAGTTAAAACTGAATTAATAATATATGATGGGAAAACTCATACAGGTTTGTTTCTTCAG GATCCTCTAAGAGGTGGTACTGATCAGCTGCTCAAAGATATTTGTACATGTATTCGTAAGAGTGAAGGGGCCGCCTCCACAAATGAAGAAGAGGTGATGCTTCCTAGACGACGTCTTGTACCCGAGTTCATGATACAATTAGCTCGCAAAATCAGTCCTTTTTGA
- the LOC113303009 gene encoding isoprenylcysteine alpha-carbonyl methylesterase ICME-like isoform X3 has translation MHTLWVGYRWITKFLALGCYAMLLMPGFLQVAYYYFFSSQVRRSIVYGDQPRNRLDLYFPIKNYGLKPVVIFITGGAWIIGYKAWDSLLGLKLAEKDFIVACIDYRNFPQGTISDMVKDASQGISFVLNNIAEYEGDLNRVYLMGQSAGAHIAACALVEKAAHASAERENSWSASQIKAYFGISGGYNLRKLVDHFHARGLCRSIFLSIMEGEESLRRFSPEIMVQDHGLNNGVGSVPPIILLHGSEDVSIPSDASKTFADALRKVGVKTELIIYDGKTHTGLFLQDPLRGGTDQLLKDICTCIRKSEGAASTNEEEVMLPRRRLVPEFMIQLARKISPF, from the exons ATGCATACCTTATG GGTAGGCTACAGATGGATTACGAAGTTTCTCGCTCTTGGTTGTTATGCTATGCTTCTTATGCCTGGCTTTCTTCAAG TTGCATATTACTATTTCTTCTCGAGTCAAGTCCGGAGAAGTATAGTTTATGGAGATCAACCAAGAAATAG GTTGGATCTGTATTTTCCTATAAAGAATTATGGGTTGAAGCCTGTTGTGATATTTATAACTGGTGGAGCTTGGATAATTGG GTATAAAGCCTGGGACTCTCTTTTGGGGCTGAAATTAGCAGAAAAAGACTTCATTGTGGCATGCATAGATTACAG GAATTTTCCTCAAGGAACCATTAGTGATATGGTTAAAGATGCTTCACAAGGGATCTCATTTGTGCTCAACAACATTGCTGAATATGAAGGTGATCTTAACAG GGTTTATTTAATGGGGCAATCAGCTGGTGCACATATCGCTGCTTGTGCCCTTGTGGAAAAAGCAGCCCATGCATCTGCTGAACGGGAAAACTCTTGGAGTGCCTCCCAGATAAAAGCTTATTTTGGAATATCTGGAGG GTACAACTTACGTAAATTGGTTGATCACTTTCATGCGCGAGGCCTTTGTCGGTCCATTTTTCTCAG CATAATGGAAGGGGAGGAATCTTTGCGGCGCTTTTCCCCTGAAATAATGGTACAAGATCATGGTCTAAATAATGGAGTTGGTAGTGTGCCTCCTATTATTCTTTTACATGGAAGTGAAGATGTTTCAATACCATCAGATGCCAG tAAGACTTTTGCTGATGCTCTTCGAAAAGTTGGAGTTAAAACTGAATTAATAATATATGATGGGAAAACTCATACAGGTTTGTTTCTTCAG GATCCTCTAAGAGGTGGTACTGATCAGCTGCTCAAAGATATTTGTACATGTATTCGTAAGAGTGAAGGGGCCGCCTCCACAAATGAAGAAGAGGTGATGCTTCCTAGACGACGTCTTGTACCCGAGTTCATGATACAATTAGCTCGCAAAATCAGTCCTTTTTGA
- the LOC113303009 gene encoding isoprenylcysteine alpha-carbonyl methylesterase ICME-like isoform X7 — MDYEVSRSWLLCYASYAWLSSRLDLYFPIKNYGLKPVVIFITGGAWIIGYKAWDSLLGLKLAEKDFIVACIDYRNFPQGTISDMVKDASQGISFVLNNIAEYEGDLNRVYLMGQSAGAHIAACALVEKAAHASAERENSWSASQIKAYFGISGGYNLRKLVDHFHARGLCRSIFLSIMEGEESLRRFSPEIMVQDHGLNNGVGSVPPIILLHGSEDVSIPSDASKTFADALRKVGVKTELIIYDGKTHTGLFLQDPLRGGTDQLLKDICTCIRKSEGAASTNEEEVMLPRRRLVPEFMIQLARKISPF; from the exons ATGGATTACGAAGTTTCTCGCTCTTGGTTGTTATGCTATGCTTCTTATGCCTGGCTTTCTTCAAG GTTGGATCTGTATTTTCCTATAAAGAATTATGGGTTGAAGCCTGTTGTGATATTTATAACTGGTGGAGCTTGGATAATTGG GTATAAAGCCTGGGACTCTCTTTTGGGGCTGAAATTAGCAGAAAAAGACTTCATTGTGGCATGCATAGATTACAG GAATTTTCCTCAAGGAACCATTAGTGATATGGTTAAAGATGCTTCACAAGGGATCTCATTTGTGCTCAACAACATTGCTGAATATGAAGGTGATCTTAACAG GGTTTATTTAATGGGGCAATCAGCTGGTGCACATATCGCTGCTTGTGCCCTTGTGGAAAAAGCAGCCCATGCATCTGCTGAACGGGAAAACTCTTGGAGTGCCTCCCAGATAAAAGCTTATTTTGGAATATCTGGAGG GTACAACTTACGTAAATTGGTTGATCACTTTCATGCGCGAGGCCTTTGTCGGTCCATTTTTCTCAG CATAATGGAAGGGGAGGAATCTTTGCGGCGCTTTTCCCCTGAAATAATGGTACAAGATCATGGTCTAAATAATGGAGTTGGTAGTGTGCCTCCTATTATTCTTTTACATGGAAGTGAAGATGTTTCAATACCATCAGATGCCAG tAAGACTTTTGCTGATGCTCTTCGAAAAGTTGGAGTTAAAACTGAATTAATAATATATGATGGGAAAACTCATACAGGTTTGTTTCTTCAG GATCCTCTAAGAGGTGGTACTGATCAGCTGCTCAAAGATATTTGTACATGTATTCGTAAGAGTGAAGGGGCCGCCTCCACAAATGAAGAAGAGGTGATGCTTCCTAGACGACGTCTTGTACCCGAGTTCATGATACAATTAGCTCGCAAAATCAGTCCTTTTTGA